The following are from one region of the Apostichopus japonicus isolate 1M-3 chromosome 17, ASM3797524v1, whole genome shotgun sequence genome:
- the LOC139984118 gene encoding cubilin-like yields the protein MMGYSRVLNRVCLGTLFLCLFYSFGVTSSPALSKLSEAHHRTKRQEPTSRDINVVVAWLKRNLPTMGMELCNEEDAYEGIRCPGTDEQDGVCASWDEICDGTQKCGLRKKDLCIDNLMFESSLSREVAEDQCSGEESKNACDIKSKEPPRCGADYELSEELNSVEITSPGFPNRYPGDMYCFWRAKGPPDSKITVEFLAFNTEANYDYLSLGEGHKCDPVDRMNYAVYKHSGSSLPEPSVFTVNQNEIFASFYSDSYDFASGFHIRVSLANHDNMNIYTVSPPELNKTCGGTVNIDMNGKANIVSPNYPQKYDNLYECDWIIMAAKGRRLGIQFHDFVTEKSADILTIGSGRRPGKVTKYTLSGTAIPEDILVIDGSKGWLRFTTDDSNRRKGFKLTVYDYPLNDCGGSFEVPRDGSVAVASPLFPFRAYRINQQCLWLFNISNGRKLSVVIDDFSLSYDDIMNVGSGTRPAYDWSNYIIKEATGPTLPRPKKFFVGKNSVWFYFRSNGERVARGFKAEIFDSNLYKPKKKPKKGKRLHPNSDCGRNIGREDVYDKITITSPGYPAPYGPLMECFWLIDIPFGGNIRLKFDYLGLETHLDTLTIGNGTNPNKKKSEVMTYTGFDTPPVYEGLFHQMWIKFNSDLINQYGGFSLTIEPRPYTTCGGELHVPNGGSLALASPNYPDTYPPNVICRYVIHGPLHHRLTISIAGFETESHKDNLTITGGCPPSNSSAGDNMLLDAHSGRGRPPNYQILPRAGSVWVEFRTDKRTQLHGFLLNFADANLKAVPDEALGCPVYNRTTPAEFVAGTVPALDEGVV from the exons CTTTCCGAAGCACATCACAGAACGAAAAGGCAAGAACCTACAAGCAGAGACATCAACGTAGTTGTAGCATGGCTGAAAAGAAACTTACCCACTATGGGTATGGAAT TGTGTAATGAGGAGGATGCATATGAGGGCATACGCTGCCCAGGAACTGACGAACAAGATGGCGTCTGTGCATCCTGGGATGAAATCTGTGACGGGACACAAAAGTGCGGACTCAGAAAGAAAGATCTCTGCATCGATAATTTAATGTTTGAATCCAGTCTGAGCCGAGAAGTCGCAGAGGATCAATGTAGCGGAGAAGAGTCGAAAAATGCTTGTGACATAAAATCAAAAGAGCCTCCCA GATGCGGTGCAGATTATGAGTTGAGCGAAGAATTGAATTCAGTGGAAATAACATCACCAGGATTTCCAAACCGTTACCCTGGTGACATGTACTGTTTTTGGCGCGCAAAGGGTCCACCAGATTCCAAAATAACCGTGGAGTTTCTCGCGTTTAATACGGAGGCTAACTACGATTACTTAAGTCTTGGAGAGGGTCATAAGTGCGACCCTGTAGACAGGATGAATTACGCCGTGTACAAGCACTCTGGATCGAGCCTACCAGAACCGTCTGTATTTACAGTCAACCAAAACGAGATATTTGCCAGTTTTTATAGCGATTCGTACGACTTTGCTTCTGGGTTCCATATACGCGTGTCTTTAGCCAACCATG atAATATGAACATCTACACCGTCAGCCCTCCGGAACTAAACAAAA CTTGTGGCGGTACGGTTAACATTGACATGAATGGAAAAGCCAATATTGTCTCTCCGAATTACCCACAAAAATATGACAACCTCTATGAATGTGATTGGATAATCATGGCAGCTAAGGGACGCCGTTTGGGAATTCAATTTCACGACTTTGTAACAGAAAAATCAGCG GATATCCTTACAATAGGTAGTGGACGAAGACCAGGTAAAGTAACTAAATACACACTCAGTGGTACTGCAATCCCCGAGGATATTCTGGTCATAGACGGCAGCAAAGGCTGGCTCAGGTTCACAACGGACGATTCAAACAGGAGAAAGGGGTTCAAACTCACCGTCTACGATTACCCTCTTAACG ATTGTGGCGGTTCATTCGAGGTTCCTCGAGATGGCTCTGTAGCGGTAGCTTCCCCGTTGTTTCCATTCCGGGCCTACCGGATTAATCAGCAATGTCTGTGGCTATTTAATATCTCGAATGGTCGTAAACTTTCCGTTGTCATCGATGATTTTTCATTGAGCTATGATGACATCATGAACGTCGGCTCTGGTACCCGTCCGGCCTACGATTG GTCGAACTACATCATCAAAGAGGCAACGGGTCCTACTTTGCCGAGACCTAAAAAGTTTTTCGTTGGAAAGAATTCCGTTTGGTTTTACTTCCGGTCAAATGGCGAGAGAGTTGCTAGAGGCTTCAAGGCTGAGATATTCGACTCCAACCTTTACA AGCCAAAGAAGAAGCCTAAGAAGGGAAAGAGACTACATCCAAATTCAG ATTGTGGTAGGAATATCGGCCGGGAGGATGTTTACGATAAGATTACGATTACGTCACCAGGATACCCGGCACCTTATGGCCCTCTTATGGAATGTTTCTGGTTGATCGATATCCCATTCGGGGGTAACATTAGGTTGAAATTTGATTACCTCGGTCTAGAGACCCACTTAGACACCCTCACGATTGGTAACGGTACCAACCCTAACAAAAAGAAATCGGAGGTGATGACATACACTGGCTTTGACACTCCACCCGTCTACGAAGGGCTTTTTCACCAAATGTGGATCAAATTTAATTCCGATCTGATCAACCAATATGGCGGTTTCAGCTTAACGATTGAGCCACGCCCATATACGA CTTGTGGAGGAGAACTTCACGTACCAAACGGAGGTTCCCTTGCTCTTGCTTCACCAAACTACCCTGACACATATCCTCCTAATGTAATTTGCCG ATACGTCATTCACGGTCCGTTGCATCATCGTTTGACTATTAGTATCGCTGGTTTTGAAACGGAATCCCACAAAGATAATCTGACCATCACTGGAGGTTGTCCACCATCGAACTCCAGTGCTGGCGATAACATGCTATTGGACGCACACAGTGGGAGAGGTCGTCCCCCTAACTACCAAATCTTACCCAGGGCAGGCTCTGTCTGGGTGGAATTCAGAACTGACAAAAGAACACAACTTCATGGTTTTCTTCTGAACTTTGCTGATGCCAATCTCAAAGCGG TGCCAGATGAGGCCTTGGGATGTCCAGTGTATAACCGAACTACACCAGCGGAATTCGTCGCTGGAACGGTGCCCGCCCTCGATGAGGGCGTTGTGTGA